In one Xylanibacillus composti genomic region, the following are encoded:
- a CDS encoding methyl-accepting chemotaxis protein: MFHSKLQGIDYTVAVKTMPEIDGKYVLLVETSSYLGPIYQMAQFMLFIIMGCIAVSILLILWFVRSLTRPLTQLKRIMEGVRNGNMQQPISIRTKVPEIVSLQSSFATMLDQMRTVIGELKDTTNDLNAAGGKLSETSEEALSYSQQLIESIHVVKDGAAQTAEGSETSLARFHEMKEKIESIMQSMSEVFVRSVQMDDSAKQGEESVASLMDTIRKYETEFTHMMNTVEEVKKHSSSISGQVGLIQEVASRTKLLALNASIEAARAGEAGKGFSVVATEIRNLADQSSVAAEVITKSIRNMEQVASEAMEEFHRMIGKIEVHLKDADQSKGAWDNLLDHIDTVSLRLKAMQGELQGLQQSVPLLQEVMMNFASVSQETSASAEQILSLSYDQMAQMESTHVTGQELTKLAHSLSAKTKRFQLN, encoded by the coding sequence GTGTTCCACAGCAAACTGCAAGGAATAGATTACACGGTTGCAGTAAAGACTATGCCGGAAATAGACGGGAAATATGTGCTGCTGGTGGAAACCAGTTCATACCTGGGTCCCATCTATCAGATGGCCCAATTTATGCTGTTTATTATAATGGGCTGCATAGCGGTATCGATATTGCTCATTCTATGGTTCGTTCGCAGTCTGACCAGGCCATTAACGCAATTAAAGCGGATCATGGAAGGCGTCAGAAACGGCAATATGCAGCAGCCGATCTCGATTCGCACCAAGGTGCCCGAGATTGTGTCCTTGCAATCAAGCTTTGCCACAATGCTTGATCAGATGCGAACGGTCATTGGGGAACTGAAAGATACTACGAACGATCTGAATGCTGCAGGAGGCAAACTGAGCGAGACGTCAGAAGAAGCCTTGTCCTACAGTCAGCAATTGATTGAATCGATCCATGTGGTGAAGGATGGCGCCGCCCAAACGGCGGAAGGCTCGGAGACGAGCTTGGCCCGCTTTCACGAAATGAAGGAAAAAATCGAATCCATCATGCAAAGCATGAGCGAGGTATTCGTCCGATCCGTGCAGATGGACGATTCCGCCAAGCAAGGGGAAGAGAGCGTGGCCAGCTTGATGGATACCATACGCAAATATGAAACGGAATTTACGCATATGATGAATACGGTGGAAGAGGTCAAGAAGCATTCGTCGTCTATATCGGGACAAGTTGGGCTCATTCAAGAGGTCGCCAGTCGTACCAAGCTGCTTGCGTTAAACGCTTCTATTGAAGCCGCGAGGGCGGGCGAAGCGGGAAAAGGCTTTTCTGTTGTCGCGACAGAAATCCGAAATCTTGCCGATCAATCCTCCGTTGCGGCAGAAGTCATTACGAAATCGATACGGAACATGGAGCAGGTTGCCTCGGAAGCGATGGAGGAATTTCACCGCATGATAGGAAAGATCGAAGTGCATCTTAAAGATGCCGATCAATCCAAAGGTGCATGGGACAATCTCTTGGATCATATTGATACGGTGAGCTTGCGCTTGAAGGCGATGCAGGGCGAGCTGCAAGGACTTCAGCAATCCGTTCCATTATTGCAGGAGGTCATGATGAATTTCGCCTCCGTCTCGCAGGAGACGTCTGCCAGCGCGGAACAGATATTGTCGTTAAGCTATGATCAGATGGCACAGATGGAAAGCACCCATGTAACGGGCCAAGAGTTGACGAAATTGGCGCATTCGCTCAGCGCAAAGACGAAGCGATTTCAACTAAACTGA
- the pstB gene encoding phosphate ABC transporter ATP-binding protein PstB, which translates to MNIVEVEGLDLYYSEFHALKNISMTMRSHEVTAFIGPSGCGKSTFLRTLNRMNDLIQGVRITGKVKIKSQDIYESGINPELIRKEVGMVFQQPNPFPKSIYDNVAYGPKIHGIRNKADLDLIVEQSLRKAALWDEVKDHLKKNAFGLSGGQQQRLCIARALAVNPDILLMDEPTSALDPISTLKIEELIQEFKESYTIIIVTHNMQQAARVSDKTAFFLNGEVVEFGDTTQIFSTPTDQRTEDYITGRFG; encoded by the coding sequence ATGAATATTGTAGAAGTCGAGGGATTGGACCTGTACTATTCCGAATTTCATGCCTTGAAGAACATTTCGATGACAATGCGTTCTCACGAGGTTACCGCATTTATCGGACCGTCGGGATGCGGGAAATCGACTTTTCTGCGAACGCTGAATCGGATGAATGATCTGATCCAAGGCGTGCGCATTACCGGAAAGGTGAAGATCAAATCGCAAGACATCTACGAATCCGGCATCAACCCCGAGTTGATTCGCAAAGAGGTAGGGATGGTGTTCCAGCAGCCCAACCCATTTCCCAAGTCCATTTACGACAATGTGGCTTATGGACCCAAGATTCACGGGATACGAAATAAAGCGGATTTGGATCTGATTGTGGAGCAAAGCCTGCGGAAAGCCGCACTTTGGGACGAGGTGAAGGATCATCTCAAGAAGAATGCATTCGGCCTATCAGGCGGTCAGCAGCAGAGGCTGTGCATTGCCCGCGCCTTGGCGGTCAATCCCGACATCCTGTTGATGGATGAGCCGACTTCGGCTTTGGATCCGATCTCCACCTTGAAGATTGAGGAGCTCATTCAGGAATTCAAGGAGAGCTACACGATCATCATCGTGACGCACAATATGCAGCAGGCGGCGCGAGTATCCGACAAAACGGCATTTTTCCTGAATGGGGAAGTAGTGGAATTCGGAGATACTACGCAGATCTTCTCCACGCCGACAGACCAACGTACAGAAGACTATATAACCGGACGATTCGGCTAG
- a CDS encoding RNA polymerase sigma factor has product MEPDYLKHAETLGSEEMIEIMSTYGNDVLRYAYAITGQEELAKDIAQEVFVKAHLHIRTFRGQSSFKTWLLAITRNQALNELRSGYFRKVLLFGSVRSKEEARSAEADWISEQSVTYIWDTIMGLSRKLREVLVLDLEHDLTIREMAQLLQISEGTVKSRLFRARREVERKLRCWEHEEFEA; this is encoded by the coding sequence ATGGAACCGGATTATCTCAAGCATGCGGAGACGCTCGGCAGCGAGGAGATGATTGAGATCATGTCGACGTACGGCAATGATGTCCTGCGCTACGCTTATGCAATCACGGGGCAGGAAGAGCTGGCAAAGGATATTGCCCAGGAAGTATTCGTGAAGGCTCACCTGCACATTCGCACGTTCAGAGGGCAGTCGTCATTCAAGACATGGCTGCTTGCGATCACGCGCAATCAGGCATTGAATGAGCTGCGTTCAGGCTATTTCCGCAAGGTGCTGCTGTTCGGTAGCGTGAGAAGCAAGGAGGAGGCACGATCTGCCGAAGCCGATTGGATCAGCGAGCAATCCGTTACTTACATTTGGGATACGATAATGGGACTCTCCCGAAAATTGCGCGAGGTGCTGGTCCTTGATTTGGAGCATGATCTCACCATTCGGGAGATGGCACAGCTGCTGCAGATCTCAGAAGGCACGGTGAAGTCCAGACTGTTCCGCGCCCGCCGGGAAGTGGAACGAAAGTTGAGGTGTTGGGAGCATGAAGAATTCGAAGCCTGA
- a CDS encoding Gfo/Idh/MocA family protein: MANQKLRIGIIGCGGIANGKHMPSLKKLDNVEMVAFCDIVEERAQKAAQEYGTADAKAYVDYKELLKDASIDVVHICTPNNSHADIAIEALEAGKHVNCEKPMAKTAADARRMYEASKKSDKLLTISYQNRFRPDSQFLKQACQDGELGEIYFAKAHAVRRRAVPTWGVFLDEEKQGGGPLIDIGTHALDLTLWMMDNYKPKMVVGKAYHKLSSRENAANAWGPWDPKEFTVEDSAFGMIIMENGATIMLESSWALNTLEVDEAKCTLCGTEGGADMKDGLRINGEKHARLFTNHISTDTGGVAFYDGEKESEAVVEMRQWVDAILNNKQPTVTPEQALVVSEILEAIYESDKTGQPVFFN; the protein is encoded by the coding sequence ATGGCTAATCAGAAGTTGAGAATAGGGATTATTGGTTGCGGCGGCATCGCCAATGGCAAGCATATGCCGAGCTTGAAGAAGCTGGATAATGTAGAGATGGTTGCGTTCTGCGATATCGTGGAGGAGCGTGCGCAGAAAGCGGCCCAAGAATATGGCACAGCAGACGCGAAGGCCTATGTCGACTATAAGGAGCTTCTGAAGGACGCTTCCATAGATGTCGTACATATTTGTACGCCGAACAATTCGCATGCGGACATCGCGATTGAGGCGCTGGAAGCAGGCAAGCATGTCAATTGCGAGAAGCCAATGGCGAAGACGGCAGCCGATGCGCGCCGCATGTATGAAGCTTCCAAGAAATCAGACAAGCTGCTGACAATCAGTTACCAGAACCGCTTCCGTCCGGACAGCCAATTCTTGAAGCAGGCTTGCCAGGATGGCGAGCTGGGCGAAATTTACTTCGCCAAGGCGCATGCGGTTCGCCGTCGCGCTGTTCCGACTTGGGGCGTGTTCCTGGATGAAGAGAAGCAGGGCGGCGGTCCGCTGATCGATATCGGCACGCATGCGCTGGATTTGACCCTGTGGATGATGGACAACTACAAGCCGAAGATGGTAGTCGGCAAGGCGTACCATAAGCTCTCCTCCCGTGAAAATGCGGCGAATGCATGGGGACCGTGGGATCCGAAGGAATTTACAGTTGAGGATTCCGCTTTCGGCATGATCATCATGGAGAATGGTGCGACGATCATGCTCGAATCCAGCTGGGCGCTGAATACGCTGGAAGTGGACGAGGCGAAATGTACGCTGTGCGGCACTGAAGGCGGAGCTGACATGAAGGACGGTCTGCGCATCAACGGCGAGAAGCATGCGCGCCTGTTCACGAACCACATCTCCACCGATACAGGCGGCGTTGCGTTCTATGATGGCGAGAAAGAAAGCGAGGCTGTAGTCGAAATGAGACAATGGGTGGACGCGATCCTGAACAACAAGCAGCCAACCGTGACGCCAGAGCAAGCGCTTGTCGTTTCGGAAATTCTGGAAGCCATTTATGAATCCGACAAAACCGGCCAGCCGGTATTCTTCAATTAA
- a CDS encoding AraC family transcriptional regulator encodes MYVNEKIDYDNPLLSMRVLRPTHRSHDMLKWHYHKETEIIAVLSGTLEAHFENGTTILNDGDLLLIGPYQLHRDRVLSSGGIDYVVLQFDPAKFFDFAAMPYIRHFADTSLPLSSLNYIVQEQPHIRKQILESALRIHKEETEKQEGYEIAIMIEVQRIFLLLLRHDNKKVLLTVSTPDMKRLKPVLDYIESNIGNKVQVEDSCRMINMSYYYFVKYFKRVMGMSFTDYVNFRKIKHAERILLTQDHSVSYVGELIGMPNMAHFYKIFRKFNHCSPNEYRKNMKTWQKPVQDGTT; translated from the coding sequence ATGTATGTAAATGAAAAAATCGATTATGACAACCCGCTGCTCAGCATGCGCGTGCTCAGACCCACACATCGCAGCCATGATATGCTGAAGTGGCATTACCACAAAGAGACAGAAATTATTGCCGTGCTAAGCGGTACGCTCGAAGCTCATTTTGAAAACGGTACCACGATTCTCAACGACGGCGACTTGCTCCTGATCGGGCCATATCAGCTGCATCGCGACAGGGTGCTTTCAAGCGGCGGCATTGATTATGTAGTCCTGCAGTTCGATCCGGCCAAATTTTTCGATTTCGCCGCCATGCCTTACATCCGTCATTTCGCGGACACCTCTCTTCCTCTCAGCAGTCTGAATTATATCGTCCAGGAACAGCCGCACATCCGCAAGCAAATCCTGGAGAGCGCGCTGCGTATTCATAAGGAAGAGACCGAGAAGCAGGAGGGCTACGAGATTGCGATCATGATCGAAGTGCAGCGCATCTTCCTGCTGCTGCTGCGCCATGACAACAAAAAAGTGCTCTTGACTGTGAGCACTCCGGATATGAAACGGCTGAAGCCGGTCCTCGATTATATTGAAAGCAATATTGGAAACAAGGTCCAAGTGGAGGACAGCTGCCGCATGATTAATATGAGCTACTACTATTTCGTGAAGTATTTCAAGCGTGTCATGGGCATGTCCTTCACCGATTATGTGAACTTTCGCAAGATCAAGCACGCCGAACGCATTTTGCTGACCCAGGATCACAGCGTATCCTATGTAGGCGAGCTGATCGGCATGCCGAACATGGCTCATTTCTACAAGATCTTCC